In the genome of Ignavibacteria bacterium, one region contains:
- a CDS encoding carboxypeptidase-like regulatory domain-containing protein, giving the protein MKKILLLIAVSGIFLTNGCSDNPEYSALFHTVQGTVIDKYGKAIPGVNAYIGNYRLTSNADGQFQFNAIQDPYDLQLAYTNAAGKRVGIHYTSLFNEKVILQLEDYVASSPFSANISLTLPDIPSNSRYLFFISDFRNFTYSNSTTGSVSSLIINWLDSVNINARVMVLIQNLVTQQYDNYASKPFVLTNNENINITFTSGDFDFDPSDTPISGNINTASGFTASGSALSFRFNEGPGLYGSMPAQIGSSTSNYSFFIPDNLPVNAKYIVSASATNSSVSAIYNTITYTPEFPNADLPLYAPSQQLEPANNTTGINYDKYFTFTDGGGDGIYKIYLTGTSKQFIIYTRATSFRIPNFPYDDLLKIINDESFTWQVYKLIDINNVDEWLRMREINQADFDGITRSEIYNFTTSSN; this is encoded by the coding sequence ATGAAAAAAATATTACTTTTAATTGCTGTGTCAGGAATTTTTCTCACAAATGGCTGCAGTGACAATCCGGAATATTCAGCTCTTTTTCATACCGTTCAGGGAACGGTAATTGATAAATATGGTAAAGCAATACCCGGTGTTAATGCTTATATCGGGAACTATAGATTAACATCAAATGCTGACGGACAATTTCAGTTTAACGCTATTCAAGATCCATATGATTTACAATTAGCTTATACGAATGCAGCGGGAAAACGTGTCGGAATCCATTATACTTCTTTGTTTAATGAAAAAGTAATATTACAGCTCGAAGATTATGTAGCATCATCTCCTTTTTCGGCAAATATATCATTAACTTTACCTGATATTCCTTCAAACTCAAGGTATCTGTTTTTTATCAGCGACTTTAGAAATTTTACATATTCTAATTCAACTACAGGAAGTGTGTCATCATTGATTATTAACTGGTTAGATTCAGTAAACATAAATGCCAGAGTAATGGTACTTATTCAGAATTTAGTTACTCAGCAATACGATAATTATGCATCTAAACCTTTTGTTTTGACAAATAACGAGAATATAAATATAACATTTACTTCGGGAGATTTTGATTTTGATCCATCTGACACACCAATTTCCGGTAATATAAATACAGCCAGCGGGTTTACAGCAAGTGGTTCGGCTTTGTCATTTCGATTTAATGAAGGTCCCGGATTATATGGAAGTATGCCGGCACAAATCGGTTCATCAACTTCGAATTATAGTTTTTTTATTCCGGACAATTTACCTGTGAATGCAAAATATATTGTTAGTGCTTCGGCAACAAATTCTTCGGTATCTGCTATATATAATACAATCACATATACTCCCGAGTTTCCGAATGCTGACCTTCCTTTATATGCTCCGTCTCAGCAACTTGAGCCGGCTAATAATACAACAGGAATAAATTATGATAAATATTTTACCTTTACCGACGGAGGAGGAGACGGAATTTATAAAATTTACCTGACAGGCACCAGCAAACAATTTATTATTTATACGAGGGCGACATCATTCAGGATTCCCAATTTTCCTTATGATGACCTGCTTAAAATTATAAATGATGAAAGTTTTACGTGGCAAGTTTATAAATTAATTGATATTAACAATGTGGATGAGTGGCTGAGGATGAGGGAAATTAACCAAGCGGATTTTGACGGAATAACACGTTCGGAAATTTATAATTTCACTACAAGCAGTAATTGA
- the wecB gene encoding UDP-N-acetylglucosamine 2-epimerase (non-hydrolyzing), which produces MKKILSVVGARPNFMKMAPVHRELQKYKKQVTHKIVHTGQHYDRKMSGIFFKELELPEPHIYLNAGSKSHAEQVADIMVKFEKIVAKEKPDLVLVYGDVNSTTAAALVCAKMYGKNGQPVPVAHIESGLRSFDLLMPEEINRKVTDVVANYLFVTEPSGIKNLTKEGYDKKKIFYAGNTMIDSLNFYLKKIKKNKILQELAVSEKNYVLVTLHRPSNVDSKKNLSKILDVFKKINKINPLLDIVFPVHPRTYKMIEKFGLDKTISSIKNLIITEPLGYLDFLNLTYNAKFIMTDSGGIQEETTFLKIPCLTLRENTERPVTSDIGTNTICGLDENLIIKKIKEIENGKYKKGKVPEYWDGKTAGRIVKILLKKIS; this is translated from the coding sequence TTGAAAAAAATCCTGTCCGTAGTGGGTGCCAGACCTAATTTTATGAAAATGGCGCCTGTTCATAGAGAGCTCCAAAAATATAAAAAACAGGTAACTCATAAAATAGTCCATACGGGACAGCATTATGACCGTAAAATGTCGGGTATTTTCTTTAAAGAACTTGAATTACCTGAACCGCATATCTATCTGAATGCCGGCTCAAAATCTCACGCTGAACAGGTTGCCGATATAATGGTTAAGTTCGAGAAAATTGTCGCGAAAGAAAAACCTGATTTAGTTTTGGTTTACGGGGATGTTAATTCAACGACTGCCGCAGCGCTTGTCTGCGCAAAGATGTATGGAAAAAACGGTCAGCCGGTTCCGGTTGCTCATATAGAATCCGGCTTGAGAAGCTTTGACTTATTAATGCCCGAAGAAATAAACAGGAAAGTAACCGATGTTGTTGCAAATTATCTGTTTGTTACCGAGCCAAGCGGAATAAAAAATCTTACAAAAGAAGGATACGACAAGAAAAAGATTTTTTATGCCGGCAATACAATGATTGACTCATTAAATTTTTATCTGAAAAAAATCAAAAAGAATAAAATATTACAAGAGCTTGCCGTTTCAGAAAAAAATTATGTGCTTGTAACCCTGCACAGACCTTCAAATGTCGACAGCAAAAAAAATCTTAGCAAAATTCTGGATGTCTTTAAGAAAATAAACAAAATAAATCCTTTGCTTGATATTGTTTTCCCGGTTCATCCCAGAACTTATAAAATGATTGAAAAATTTGGTTTAGATAAAACCATAAGCTCAATAAAAAATCTTATCATAACCGAACCGCTTGGTTATCTTGATTTTCTTAACCTGACATATAATGCAAAGTTTATTATGACTGACTCGGGCGGGATACAGGAAGAAACGACGTTTCTCAAAATTCCCTGTTTAACCCTTCGTGAAAATACAGAACGCCCCGTAACGTCGGATATCGGCACAAATACAATATGCGGACTTGACGAAAACTTAATCATTAAGAAAATAAAAGAAATTGAAAACGGTAAATATAAAAAAGGAAAAGTTCCAGAATACTGGGACGGCAAAACAGCAGGCAGAATCGTAAAAATTTTATTGAAGAAGATTAGCTGA
- a CDS encoding POTRA domain-containing protein, whose product MKKVFLIFFLFVIPALTFAQAKIASIDFRGNDFFSSRTLQDYMVLKRDRDFNSFQFDADLKAIRSRYKANGFLFAKIDSSAIRYNYDSSFVDLSIFISEGEQVKVGKIELSGNHVITDTEILSQLETKSGEILDERVLDDDIINLLDYYQKKGLPFVKASIDDVSIYEGNGKTYLKINLQIEENSQIKIQEIKITGNDVTSRDVILREIQLDTSDYVTSEMLEDIKLRLEKLNVFDYVENPKIYINKKQNKTGLLIQVREGNNNTFDGIIGYVPPPSENEDGYFTGLVNVSFRNLFGTARRLHLRWQQEVRETQELEFQIGEPYLLSSPVSVDLGFLQRIQDTTYTRRRVDVVAGLPVTQRFSISALGGYDRIIPAEENRNSFIIADSRIFSTGIELRYDTRDNIYFPTSGNLIKTSYTYGDKKIFNIAELDTLGFKENYTIQRYTGELDIFYSFFKRTSTLLKLFGGEVRGERIEESELFRIGGNKSIRGYREEQFLASRLFYGNLEMRFAISRRSFFYGFYDAGYYQRVADEINKIPAQEGFLFGYGIGLRLETNLGLIGVSYALGKGDSPLDGKINFGLITDF is encoded by the coding sequence TTGAAAAAAGTTTTTTTAATATTTTTTTTATTTGTAATTCCTGCACTGACGTTTGCGCAGGCAAAGATTGCCTCAATAGATTTCAGAGGAAATGATTTTTTCAGCAGCAGGACTCTCCAGGACTATATGGTGCTGAAAAGAGACCGGGACTTTAACTCTTTTCAGTTCGACGCCGATTTAAAAGCAATAAGAAGCAGATACAAAGCAAACGGGTTTTTGTTTGCAAAAATCGACAGCTCTGCGATACGTTATAACTATGACAGCTCGTTTGTTGATTTATCTATTTTCATAAGTGAAGGTGAGCAGGTTAAAGTCGGGAAGATTGAACTAAGCGGAAATCATGTCATTACCGATACCGAGATTCTATCTCAGCTTGAAACGAAATCAGGTGAGATTTTAGATGAAAGAGTTCTTGATGATGACATTATAAATCTTCTCGATTATTATCAAAAAAAAGGACTACCGTTTGTAAAGGCAAGTATCGATGATGTTTCGATTTATGAAGGTAATGGTAAAACATATTTAAAAATAAATCTACAAATTGAAGAGAACTCGCAGATAAAAATTCAGGAAATAAAAATCACCGGCAACGATGTTACAAGCCGAGACGTGATTCTGCGTGAGATTCAACTCGACACAAGCGATTATGTAACTTCCGAAATGCTTGAAGACATAAAGCTTCGGCTGGAGAAACTGAATGTTTTTGATTATGTTGAGAATCCCAAAATTTATATTAACAAAAAGCAAAATAAAACCGGTCTGCTGATTCAGGTCAGAGAAGGGAACAACAATACATTTGATGGAATTATCGGATATGTTCCGCCGCCGAGTGAAAATGAGGATGGTTATTTTACGGGACTTGTAAATGTTTCTTTCAGGAATTTGTTCGGCACAGCGCGCCGTCTTCATCTTCGCTGGCAGCAGGAAGTCAGGGAGACTCAGGAACTTGAGTTTCAGATAGGCGAACCATATTTGCTTTCAAGTCCTGTGAGTGTTGACCTGGGTTTTCTGCAGAGAATTCAAGATACAACTTACACTCGCAGAAGAGTTGACGTTGTTGCCGGGCTTCCTGTTACTCAAAGGTTTTCTATTTCGGCGCTTGGGGGTTATGATAGAATAATTCCTGCGGAAGAAAACAGGAACAGTTTTATAATTGCTGACTCAAGAATTTTTTCAACCGGAATAGAACTGCGGTATGATACGCGCGATAATATTTATTTCCCGACAAGCGGAAATTTGATTAAGACTTCATATACATACGGTGATAAAAAGATTTTTAACATTGCTGAGCTGGACACGCTTGGGTTTAAGGAAAATTATACGATACAAAGATATACCGGCGAGCTTGATATTTTTTATTCTTTCTTTAAAAGAACTTCTACTTTATTAAAATTATTCGGGGGTGAAGTAAGAGGCGAACGGATTGAAGAATCGGAGCTTTTCAGAATAGGTGGAAACAAAAGCATCCGCGGATACCGCGAAGAACAGTTCCTTGCCTCGAGATTGTTTTATGGAAATCTTGAAATGCGCTTTGCAATTTCGCGTCGAAGTTTTTTCTATGGATTTTATGATGCGGGATATTATCAGAGAGTTGCAGATGAGATTAATAAAATTCCCGCGCAGGAAGGATTTTTGTTCGGGTATGGCATCGGCTTGCGCCTTGAGACAAATCTCGGATTAATCGGTGTCAGTTACGCGCTCGGCAAAGGCGACAGTCCGCTTGACGGGAAGATAAATTTTGGTTTGATTACGGATTTTTAG
- a CDS encoding endonuclease III produces the protein MKSKETLLKIIDALHKLYGSQGSYPKRDDLLDLLIAAKLTQNTTDKSAYIAFENLKKKYQNWNEALEASHKELADEIRVCGLANTKAKEIQEMLRQMKEKYGNFNLSFLHKMKDDEIYRELLQYRGFGVKIISCLLTFGLNRPSFVVDRHVHRVLNRIGITKANTPDKTFEQANKIIPDKYKVSFHADVIKFGRNICRAQNPLCGICPVYRYCEFELKKFFKEKTFNVPGTENNFIIFEHI, from the coding sequence TTGAAAAGCAAAGAAACCTTATTAAAAATCATTGATGCATTACACAAGCTTTACGGCAGTCAGGGAAGTTATCCGAAAAGAGATGATTTGCTGGACTTGCTGATAGCCGCAAAACTTACCCAGAACACAACCGATAAATCCGCTTATATCGCTTTTGAAAATCTGAAGAAAAAATATCAGAATTGGAATGAAGCACTTGAAGCATCTCATAAGGAATTAGCCGATGAGATAAGAGTTTGCGGACTTGCAAATACGAAAGCAAAAGAAATTCAGGAAATGCTCCGGCAAATGAAAGAAAAATACGGAAATTTTAATTTATCGTTTCTACATAAAATGAAGGATGACGAAATATACAGGGAACTTTTGCAATATCGAGGATTTGGTGTGAAAATAATTTCATGTTTGCTCACGTTTGGCTTGAACAGACCGAGCTTCGTTGTTGACAGACACGTTCACCGTGTCTTGAACCGCATAGGAATTACAAAAGCCAATACTCCTGATAAAACATTCGAGCAGGCAAATAAAATTATTCCCGATAAATACAAAGTATCGTTTCATGCAGACGTAATAAAATTCGGAAGGAACATCTGCCGCGCTCAGAACCCTTTATGCGGCATCTGTCCCGTTTATCGCTATTGCGAATTCGAACTTAAAAAATTCTTTAAAGAAAAAACTTTTAACGTTCCCGGAACGGAAAATAATTTTATAATTTTCGAGCATATATAA